A stretch of bacterium DNA encodes these proteins:
- a CDS encoding class II fructose-1,6-bisphosphate aldolase — translation MSDYVSYRRLGLVNSKDIFAKAIEGGYAVPAYNFNNMEQLQAIIQACVETRSPVILQVSSGARKYANATLLRNMARGAVEYARELGAEIPIVLHLDHGDSFELCKDCIDNGFSSVMIDGSALPYEENVALTRKVVEYAHSRPDYVTVEGELGVLAGVEDDVAAEKSHYTQPEEVVDFVTRTGVDSLAISIGTSHGANKFTPEQCTRGRDGVLVPPPLRFDILEEIEKKLPGFPIVLHGSSSVPRDQVETINRYGGALKDAVGIPEEQLRRAARSAVCKINIDSDGRLAMTAAVRRVLGTKPAEFDPRKYLGPAREALKELYAHKNREVLGSAGKA, via the coding sequence ATGAGTGATTACGTCAGCTACCGCCGGTTGGGACTGGTCAACAGCAAAGACATCTTCGCCAAGGCGATCGAGGGGGGCTACGCGGTCCCCGCCTACAACTTCAACAACATGGAGCAGCTGCAGGCGATCATCCAGGCCTGCGTGGAAACACGCTCCCCGGTCATACTCCAGGTCTCGTCGGGCGCTCGGAAATACGCCAACGCCACCTTGCTCCGGAACATGGCCCGGGGAGCCGTCGAGTACGCTCGGGAACTGGGCGCCGAAATCCCCATCGTACTCCACCTCGACCACGGGGACAGCTTCGAACTCTGCAAGGACTGCATCGACAACGGGTTCAGCTCGGTGATGATCGACGGTTCCGCGCTGCCCTACGAGGAGAACGTGGCCCTGACCCGCAAGGTGGTGGAATATGCCCATTCCCGTCCCGACTACGTCACGGTCGAGGGGGAACTGGGGGTTTTGGCCGGGGTCGAGGACGACGTCGCCGCGGAGAAATCCCATTATACTCAACCCGAGGAAGTCGTCGATTTCGTGACCCGCACCGGCGTGGACTCGCTGGCGATTTCGATCGGAACCTCGCACGGAGCCAACAAGTTCACCCCCGAGCAGTGCACCCGCGGCCGGGACGGGGTTTTAGTCCCCCCGCCGTTGCGGTTCGATATCCTGGAAGAGATCGAAAAGAAGCTCCCGGGGTTCCCCATCGTGCTTCACGGTTCCTCCTCGGTCCCCCGGGATCAGGTGGAGACCATCAACCGCTACGGCGGAGCCCTCAAAGACGCGGTGGGCATCCCCGAAGAGCAGCTTCGCCGCGCCGCCCGCTCGGCGGTCTGTAAGATCAACATCGATTCCGACGGCCGCCTGGCCATGACCGCCGCGGTCCGCCGGGTGCTGGGAACCAAACCCGCCGAATTCGACCCCCGCAAGTACCTGGGCCCGGCGCGCGAAGCCCTCAAGGAGCTCTACGCCCATAAAAACCGGGAAGTGCTGGGCTCCGCCGGAAAAGCCTGA
- the cysE gene encoding serine O-acetyltransferase, which translates to MIASLKRDLKSVFKRDPAARSYLEVMLCYPGLHAIWLHRVAHWLWRRGMRLAARIVANLSRFLTNVDIHPGADIGAEVFIDHGAGVVIGETARVGEGSLLYQGAVLGGTCLHKQKRHPTLGRNVEIGAGAIILGPITVGDGARVGAGSVVIRDVPPGATVVGVPGRIVMGFDEDYIAQLRHAQLPDPVAEAIKIMVRSNEQLQERVAKLESVEGIQATIDRLLEEKKREILQEFTRAQQDGDDAA; encoded by the coding sequence ATGATAGCTTCGCTTAAGCGGGATTTGAAATCGGTCTTCAAGCGCGACCCGGCGGCGCGCAGTTATCTCGAAGTCATGCTCTGCTACCCCGGCCTGCACGCCATCTGGCTGCATCGGGTCGCGCATTGGCTCTGGCGGCGCGGAATGCGCCTGGCGGCCCGGATCGTCGCCAACCTCAGCCGGTTCCTGACCAACGTCGATATTCACCCCGGGGCCGATATCGGGGCCGAAGTCTTCATCGACCACGGCGCGGGCGTGGTTATCGGCGAAACCGCCCGGGTCGGAGAGGGAAGCCTGCTCTATCAAGGGGCGGTACTGGGAGGGACGTGTCTGCATAAACAGAAACGGCATCCGACGTTGGGCCGGAACGTGGAGATCGGCGCGGGGGCCATCATCCTCGGTCCGATTACCGTCGGCGACGGCGCCCGGGTGGGAGCCGGATCCGTGGTTATCCGGGACGTGCCCCCCGGAGCGACCGTGGTCGGGGTCCCCGGCAGGATCGTCATGGGGTTCGACGAGGATTATATCGCCCAACTCCGCCACGCCCAACTTCCGGACCCGGTGGCGGAGGCGATCAAGATCATGGTCCGCTCCAACGAACAGCTCCAGGAACGGGTGGCCAAACTGGAGTCGGTGGAGGGGATCCAGGCCACCATCGACCGTCTCCTGGAAGAAAAAAAGCGGGAGATCCTCCAGGAGTTCACCCGGGCTCAGCAGGATGGCGACGACGCCGCTTGA
- a CDS encoding sigma-54 dependent transcriptional regulator: MKKATILIVDDEKNSRTGLEDALNLPGYRVLTAENGFQAEEILAAEQINLVISDLRMPGMTGLDLLKRGERISPGTLFIIMTAYGSVDSAVEAMKEGAFDYLTKPVNIEQLELLVARALKSQNLEAENKYLREQLEKRFGFESLIGKSAAMERVIAVIRQIAGTRSTVLISGESGTGKEVVARTIHQQSPRRAGPFVPVHCAALSPSLLESELFGHEKGAFTGAIAMRKGRFEVADGGTVFLDEVGEIPPEIQVKLLRFLETREFERVGGSVPIRVDIRLLAASNADLDRLRREGRFRDDLYYRLNVVRIDLPPLRRRQDDIPLLARTFAAEFAAENGLTGIEISPEAMHRLQAYSWPGNVRELRNCLESMVVLARGRHIGVEDLPPPIREAGAGGEGAVPPPALNLKIREKDSIGKALKHCRYNKAAAARMLGISRRTLYRKLREYGLEDRATKAGEE; the protein is encoded by the coding sequence ATGAAGAAAGCGACCATACTGATCGTCGACGACGAAAAAAATTCGCGCACCGGCCTGGAGGATGCGCTGAACCTCCCCGGCTACCGGGTACTTACCGCCGAAAACGGTTTCCAGGCGGAGGAGATCCTGGCCGCGGAACAGATCAACCTGGTGATCAGCGATCTGCGCATGCCCGGCATGACCGGTCTCGACCTCCTCAAGCGGGGGGAGCGGATCAGCCCCGGCACCCTCTTCATCATCATGACCGCCTACGGGAGCGTCGATTCGGCGGTCGAAGCCATGAAAGAAGGGGCGTTCGATTACCTGACCAAACCCGTCAACATCGAGCAGCTGGAACTGCTGGTGGCCCGGGCGTTGAAGAGCCAGAACCTGGAAGCCGAAAACAAGTATCTGCGGGAACAGCTGGAAAAACGGTTCGGGTTCGAATCCCTGATCGGAAAAAGCGCGGCCATGGAGCGCGTCATCGCCGTCATCCGCCAGATCGCGGGGACCAGGAGCACCGTGCTTATCTCCGGAGAATCCGGGACCGGGAAGGAAGTCGTGGCGCGGACCATTCACCAGCAGAGCCCCCGTCGCGCCGGGCCCTTCGTACCCGTGCATTGCGCCGCCCTCTCGCCTTCTTTGCTGGAGAGCGAACTCTTCGGCCATGAAAAAGGCGCGTTCACCGGGGCGATCGCCATGCGCAAAGGTCGGTTCGAAGTCGCCGACGGAGGGACCGTCTTTCTCGACGAAGTCGGGGAGATCCCCCCGGAGATCCAGGTAAAGCTCCTGCGGTTCCTGGAGACCAGGGAATTCGAGCGGGTGGGCGGTTCCGTCCCCATCCGGGTCGACATCCGGCTCCTGGCCGCCTCCAACGCCGATCTCGACCGTCTGCGCCGGGAGGGACGCTTCCGCGACGACCTCTACTACCGCCTCAACGTGGTCAGAATCGATCTGCCGCCACTGCGCCGCCGCCAGGACGACATTCCCCTGCTGGCCCGGACCTTCGCGGCCGAGTTCGCGGCCGAAAACGGTCTTACGGGGATCGAGATTTCTCCCGAAGCCATGCACCGCCTGCAGGCATACTCCTGGCCCGGGAACGTCAGGGAACTGCGCAATTGCCTGGAGAGCATGGTCGTCCTCGCCCGGGGGAGGCATATCGGGGTGGAGGACCTCCCCCCCCCGATCCGGGAAGCGGGGGCAGGAGGCGAAGGAGCCGTCCCGCCCCCGGCGCTGAATTTGAAGATAAGGGAAAAGGATTCGATCGGGAAAGCCCTGAAACATTGCCGCTACAACAAGGCGGCGGCGGCCCGGATGCTGGGGATCAGCCGCCGCACCCTCTACCGAAAACTGCGCGAATACGGGTTGGAGGATCGGGCAACAAAGGCTGGTGAGGAATGA
- a CDS encoding ATP-binding protein, giving the protein MKKEFIDRFIERLDRIGPQELEEYLLAFKARKGFLEGILNGMQEGVVAFNAGGRIVLVNRAAEGMLNLPEEPLGLGYEEAVPLGAVRDIVRQGLRLPGQALTRDIFIAGTSPRWVRLSRSGLFDGNGSFGGIVLVLSDVTRLRRAESEASKAATVDYLSFLTAAVAHELGNPLGSLSLHAQLLERRLRELPARYGLPLRKSAEVIREEIERLNGIVRQFLQALRPAPVSLREHDPSEVIGEVETLLEPELKERRVDLILKPPSRPFRCRFDRDQLKQALINLVRNAAQAIARSGSIEISWAQDGGYFQLTVADDGGGISSRDLGRIAEPFFTTREGGAGLGFLVVYRIVRQHGGTVEVSSEEGVGTAVKVRLPLRPDTLKALPKPREEEDSPKSSP; this is encoded by the coding sequence ATGAAAAAGGAATTCATCGATCGCTTCATCGAGCGCTTGGACCGGATCGGCCCTCAGGAGTTGGAGGAGTACCTGCTGGCTTTCAAGGCCCGCAAAGGTTTTCTCGAGGGTATCCTCAACGGCATGCAGGAAGGAGTGGTGGCCTTCAACGCCGGAGGCCGGATCGTCCTCGTCAACCGGGCCGCGGAGGGGATGCTCAACCTCCCGGAGGAGCCCCTGGGTCTCGGATACGAAGAAGCCGTGCCCCTGGGCGCCGTCCGCGACATCGTCCGGCAGGGCCTGCGACTGCCCGGGCAGGCCCTGACCCGGGATATCTTCATCGCCGGGACATCCCCGCGCTGGGTCCGGCTCAGCCGCAGCGGCCTCTTCGACGGAAACGGGAGCTTCGGCGGAATCGTTCTGGTCCTGAGCGACGTCACGCGCCTGCGCCGGGCCGAATCCGAAGCCAGCAAGGCGGCGACCGTGGATTACCTCTCCTTCCTCACCGCCGCCGTCGCCCACGAACTGGGCAACCCCCTCGGTTCCCTTTCGCTGCACGCCCAGCTTCTGGAACGACGGCTCCGGGAACTGCCCGCTCGATACGGGCTTCCCCTGCGCAAAAGCGCCGAAGTGATCCGGGAGGAGATCGAGCGCCTCAACGGCATCGTCCGCCAGTTTCTCCAGGCGCTGCGCCCGGCCCCCGTCTCGCTTCGGGAACACGACCCGAGCGAGGTGATCGGGGAAGTCGAGACGTTGCTGGAACCGGAACTGAAAGAACGCCGGGTGGATCTCATCCTCAAGCCGCCGTCCCGTCCCTTCCGGTGCCGCTTCGACCGCGATCAACTCAAACAGGCCCTGATCAACCTGGTCCGGAACGCCGCCCAGGCCATCGCCCGGTCCGGGTCCATAGAAATTTCATGGGCTCAGGACGGGGGGTATTTTCAGCTCACGGTGGCCGACGATGGGGGGGGCATCTCCTCCCGGGACCTGGGCCGGATCGCGGAGCCGTTCTTCACCACCAGGGAAGGAGGGGCCGGACTCGGGTTCCTGGTGGTCTACCGGATCGTGCGCCAGCACGGCGGAACGGTCGAAGTGAGCAGCGAAGAAGGAGTGGGGACGGCGGTCAAAGTCAGGCTTCCGCTCCGGCCCGATACCTTGAAAGCCCTTCCCAAACCGCGCGAGGAGGAGGATTCTCCGAAGTCAAGCCCATGA
- a CDS encoding DUF167 domain-containing protein translates to MTAGKGIKVRLRPGAARDRVAGPHGDAIRIEVTARAVEEKANRALVRFLSRALGIPRSAVSISAGRHSRDKLVRIEGMDPAAAAARLLETPGAAPR, encoded by the coding sequence GTGACCGCGGGAAAAGGAATCAAGGTGCGTCTCCGTCCGGGGGCGGCCCGGGACCGGGTGGCGGGCCCGCACGGCGACGCCATCCGGATCGAGGTGACCGCCCGGGCGGTCGAGGAAAAAGCCAATCGGGCCCTGGTCCGCTTCCTCTCCCGCGCGTTGGGAATTCCCCGTTCCGCGGTCTCGATCTCCGCCGGCCGCCATTCCCGGGACAAGCTGGTCAGGATCGAGGGTATGGATCCGGCCGCGGCCGCCGCGCGGCTTCTGGAAACTCCGGGGGCGGCGCCGCGATGA
- a CDS encoding YggT family protein, whose amino-acid sequence MELIELAVKLYTVCLLVRALVSGTGQLAFNPVYRGIERATDSPLRFLSRILGGAGPRTAAAAALALSVLLLGAIYPPAARRLALFPDHWIFTAGSFFWGPARALAALAVFWYQVAAFFLFLECLSPGTANQMTRLSAQVLGPVRRALPRPGPALLAWVAAFGALLALVRVSYVAAGLLLPPSEPLIRGWLSAAGALLGFSGIVVLLLIARAVLSFLPPAGPRGGMGYMVETLTDPILRPFRALNLRIDRWDLTPAAAIVAVLVARRLAELVLFRLYEVLP is encoded by the coding sequence ATGGAGCTGATCGAACTGGCCGTCAAGCTCTACACGGTCTGTCTTCTGGTGAGGGCCCTGGTTTCGGGAACCGGCCAGCTGGCGTTCAACCCCGTCTACCGAGGGATCGAACGGGCGACCGACTCTCCGCTGCGGTTCCTGAGCCGGATTCTGGGAGGGGCGGGACCGCGTACGGCGGCGGCGGCGGCGCTGGCCCTGTCGGTGCTCCTTCTGGGAGCGATCTACCCTCCCGCGGCCCGGCGCCTGGCGCTTTTTCCCGATCACTGGATCTTCACGGCCGGTTCTTTCTTCTGGGGCCCGGCCCGGGCCCTGGCCGCCCTGGCGGTTTTCTGGTACCAGGTCGCGGCTTTTTTCCTCTTCCTGGAGTGCCTTTCCCCGGGGACTGCCAACCAGATGACGCGCCTGTCGGCGCAGGTGCTCGGCCCGGTCCGCCGGGCTCTGCCCCGCCCGGGCCCGGCCCTTCTGGCCTGGGTGGCGGCTTTCGGGGCGCTCCTGGCGTTGGTGCGGGTTTCCTACGTGGCCGCGGGGCTTCTGCTCCCGCCGTCCGAGCCGCTGATCCGGGGCTGGTTGAGCGCGGCGGGGGCCCTGCTCGGTTTTTCCGGCATTGTCGTCCTCCTGCTGATCGCGCGCGCCGTTCTTTCCTTCCTCCCCCCCGCGGGTCCGCGGGGCGGAATGGGATATATGGTGGAGACCCTGACCGATCCGATCCTGCGGCCGTTCCGAGCGCTCAACCTCCGCATCGACCGTTGGGATCTGACCCCGGCCGCGGCCATCGTCGCCGTCCTGGTCGCGCGCCGGCTGGCCGAACTCGTTCTGTTCCGGCTGTACGAGGTCCTGCCGTGA
- the proC gene encoding pyrroline-5-carboxylate reductase codes for MERTIAFVGGGNMARALIEGLLAAKVFPPERIVVAEPVAGRREVLKRDLGVGVTGDNREAVGQAEVVVIAVKPQAAAEVFGAIPSSDWNGRLIVSIMAGVSTSSLERMAGGAPAVVRVMPNTPALVGAGVSAACPGRYAGAEDMALAREILSPSGRVVELEEGYMDAVTAVSGSGPAYLFAFTEALTAAAERIGLPEETARELAVGTVAGAARLLEKSAAGAARLREMVTSPGGTTEAALAVLNRRGFEAVIAEAVRAARDRSRELGEKE; via the coding sequence ATGGAGAGAACGATAGCGTTCGTCGGAGGCGGGAATATGGCCCGGGCCCTGATCGAGGGGCTGCTGGCCGCGAAGGTTTTCCCCCCGGAGCGGATCGTGGTGGCGGAACCGGTCGCCGGCCGCCGGGAAGTTCTGAAGCGGGACTTGGGAGTTGGGGTCACGGGCGACAACCGGGAGGCGGTCGGCCAGGCCGAGGTCGTGGTCATCGCGGTCAAACCTCAGGCCGCCGCCGAGGTCTTCGGCGCCATCCCCTCGTCGGATTGGAACGGCCGACTGATCGTATCGATCATGGCCGGGGTCTCCACTTCATCCCTGGAGCGCATGGCGGGCGGCGCCCCGGCGGTGGTCAGGGTGATGCCGAACACGCCGGCGCTGGTGGGGGCGGGGGTGTCGGCGGCCTGCCCGGGCCGCTACGCCGGCGCCGAAGACATGGCCCTGGCCCGGGAGATCCTCTCCCCGTCGGGAAGGGTGGTGGAACTCGAGGAGGGTTACATGGACGCGGTGACGGCGGTCTCCGGCAGCGGGCCCGCCTATCTCTTCGCCTTCACGGAAGCCTTGACGGCGGCCGCCGAACGGATCGGGCTGCCCGAAGAAACCGCCCGGGAACTGGCGGTCGGAACCGTCGCCGGCGCGGCCCGGCTTCTGGAGAAGAGCGCCGCCGGGGCGGCGCGGCTCCGGGAAATGGTGACGTCTCCGGGGGGCACGACCGAAGCCGCCCTGGCCGTTTTGAACCGCCGGGGGTTCGAAGCCGTCATCGCCGAAGCGGTCCGGGCCGCCCGGGACCGCAGCCGGGAATTGGGGGAGAAGGAGTAA
- a CDS encoding PAS domain S-box protein has product MTFDRKSGRPGRGRRAGEPDPLPAGGDKDDYYRTLFEISPASIILEDEGGLILDVNPAFTSILGYDRSEVVGRHVSMFSSSDSRKDIDDHIRKILRGKTFRHMVKNRRKNGEECFLDLNETALLLRGGRREILCVATDITESVRSTQALRDSESRLGGILSSMIDMVFAFDRDQRFVFYHLPEGVKLYRDPTVFMGKTHGEVMPPETDLLFQSAFAATRRGESVTYEYSLGNPQAPEWYSCKLSPLLLDGAFQGAVGVVANITDRRRAEEALRRHSLVYRSVDEAVLVFDRDGCFIDVNPAAERITGWSRSELLGRPAAMINPKNRARRIREEIMDGLDRNGVWSGEIPLVTKEGRRRTLSAVISCLRDTDGKRIGTIGINRDVTDQKRIEEELARTQKLESLGVFAGGIAHDFNNLLMRIMANASLAAGAEKEEAAGLLREIEDACREATGLTRRLLTFSRGGAPAKIPLAVGDMLRECVDFALRGSRTDCAFAIPEDLWPIEADPGQIAQVIGHLTANALQAMPEGGELLVGAENVFLSENGPALLLPGKYVKITVRDSGTGISEETRSRIFDPFFSTRDGGTGLGLTICHSIVKNHGGSIAVDSETGRGATFTVHLPAVEYPGDPGEDSEPGGERGRGRILVMDDDPAVLKITRRMLERLGYGVETACAGEEAVDAYLRGLSADQPFTAAIVDLTVPGGMGGKEAARLIARHDPAARIVVASGYSDDPILADFRSYGFAGMIVKPYTIAALGRELARVLASR; this is encoded by the coding sequence ATGACGTTCGATCGAAAATCGGGCCGGCCCGGACGCGGGCGCCGGGCGGGGGAGCCGGACCCTTTGCCCGCCGGCGGCGATAAGGACGATTATTACCGCACCCTCTTCGAAATCAGCCCCGCCTCCATCATTCTGGAGGACGAGGGGGGGCTCATTCTCGACGTCAACCCCGCCTTTACTTCGATCCTGGGATACGACCGTTCCGAGGTGGTCGGACGCCACGTCTCCATGTTCTCTTCCAGCGATTCCCGTAAGGACATCGACGACCATATCCGGAAGATTCTCCGAGGAAAAACGTTTCGGCATATGGTTAAAAACCGCCGTAAAAACGGAGAAGAATGTTTCCTCGACCTCAACGAAACCGCCCTCCTGCTGAGGGGGGGGAGACGGGAAATCCTGTGCGTCGCCACCGACATCACCGAATCGGTCCGTTCCACGCAGGCCCTGCGGGACTCGGAAAGCCGCCTCGGCGGCATCCTTTCCTCCATGATCGACATGGTCTTCGCTTTCGATCGGGACCAGCGTTTCGTCTTCTACCACCTTCCCGAAGGCGTCAAGCTCTACCGTGACCCGACGGTGTTCATGGGGAAAACCCATGGAGAGGTCATGCCCCCGGAAACCGACCTTCTTTTCCAATCCGCCTTTGCCGCGACCCGGCGGGGGGAATCCGTCACCTACGAATACAGCCTGGGCAACCCTCAGGCGCCGGAATGGTATTCCTGCAAGCTTTCCCCGCTCCTCCTCGACGGCGCTTTTCAAGGAGCGGTGGGCGTGGTCGCGAACATCACCGATCGCCGGCGGGCCGAGGAAGCGCTGCGGCGCCATTCCCTGGTCTACCGTTCGGTGGATGAAGCGGTTCTGGTCTTCGACCGGGACGGGTGCTTCATCGACGTCAACCCCGCCGCCGAGCGCATCACCGGCTGGAGCAGGTCCGAACTGCTCGGGCGGCCGGCCGCTATGATCAACCCGAAGAACCGCGCCCGCCGGATCCGCGAGGAGATCATGGACGGCCTGGATCGAAACGGCGTCTGGAGCGGAGAGATCCCCTTGGTCACCAAGGAGGGAAGACGCCGCACCCTCTCCGCGGTCATTTCCTGCCTCCGCGATACCGACGGGAAACGGATAGGAACGATCGGCATCAACCGGGACGTCACCGACCAGAAACGGATCGAGGAGGAGCTGGCGCGGACCCAGAAACTCGAATCCCTGGGCGTGTTCGCGGGGGGGATCGCCCACGATTTCAACAATCTCCTGATGAGGATCATGGCCAACGCTTCCCTGGCGGCGGGTGCGGAGAAAGAGGAAGCGGCGGGGCTGCTCCGGGAGATCGAGGACGCCTGCCGGGAAGCCACGGGCTTGACCCGCCGGCTGCTCACGTTCTCCCGGGGAGGGGCCCCCGCCAAAATTCCGCTCGCGGTCGGCGACATGCTGCGGGAATGCGTCGATTTCGCCCTGCGGGGTTCGCGGACTGACTGCGCGTTCGCCATCCCCGAAGATCTCTGGCCGATCGAAGCCGATCCCGGCCAGATCGCTCAGGTGATCGGACATCTGACGGCCAACGCCCTCCAGGCCATGCCGGAGGGCGGCGAACTCCTGGTCGGGGCCGAGAACGTTTTTCTCTCCGAAAACGGCCCTGCCCTCCTCTTGCCGGGGAAATATGTCAAGATCACGGTCCGCGATTCGGGAACCGGCATATCCGAGGAAACGCGTTCGAGAATCTTCGATCCTTTTTTCAGTACCAGGGACGGGGGGACCGGGCTGGGCCTGACTATCTGCCATTCCATCGTCAAGAACCACGGCGGCTCGATCGCGGTCGATTCCGAAACGGGACGAGGGGCCACCTTTACCGTCCATCTTCCCGCCGTCGAGTATCCCGGAGATCCCGGGGAGGATTCCGAGCCCGGCGGGGAGCGGGGACGCGGCCGGATTTTAGTCATGGACGACGATCCGGCCGTGCTCAAGATCACCCGGCGCATGCTCGAGCGGCTCGGTTATGGGGTGGAAACCGCATGCGCCGGCGAAGAGGCCGTAGACGCCTATCTCCGGGGGCTCTCCGCCGATCAGCCCTTCACCGCGGCCATAGTGGACCTGACGGTGCCGGGGGGAATGGGGGGCAAAGAAGCGGCGCGGCTGATCGCGCGGCACGATCCGGCGGCGCGGATCGTCGTCGCCAGCGGCTACTCCGACGATCCGATCCTGGCCGACTTCAGGAGCTACGGATTCGCGGGCATGATCGTCAAGCCCTATACCATCGCCGCCCTCGGCCGGGAACTCGCCCGCGTGCTGGCTTCGCGCTGA
- a CDS encoding radical SAM protein, with translation MGSGAGSYRFDGERLVGRRRLDSPHSVLTVYPNSGALAMANLGFLKIMRLAEAVEGWHAERAFAGMQRSWERKRTFSSFDLIAFSLSYELDYLAVPRILAEGRIPPAAADRDDRHPPVVAGGAAVTINPRALAGIVDLAVSGEGEGVLERLLKRLEELRGRSRREKLAALSELPGVVSPSSGPGSWTPPADPWEAGADYRIVAGGSVFPGRGLIEVGRGCARGCRFCSAGYIYRPARYRSPESVLAEARRYGEATRALGLVSPSVSDHPRIGPIARALRDEGFSLSVSSLRAETAAPDLLEILAESGQKEIALAPEAGSPRLRRAINKPIPDEIFLEAARSASRAGMQYLKIYFMVGLPGETAEDLDEALALARRLREIIPLRATTAPFVPRPGTPFQYAAMETPAALKRKTAHLAAGFRRIKGVEVRGFSVRQSIAQCALGFGGPETLDLLRRGRLPEAARISGVHDPAARAYPAGRLSSRWLRDEWEKAGKGESTPPCAFGTCRACGAC, from the coding sequence ATGGGCTCCGGCGCCGGATCATATCGTTTCGACGGGGAGCGGCTGGTCGGCCGCCGCCGCCTCGATTCCCCCCACTCGGTTCTGACGGTTTATCCCAATTCCGGGGCTCTGGCGATGGCCAACCTCGGTTTTCTGAAGATCATGAGGCTGGCGGAGGCAGTGGAGGGCTGGCATGCCGAAAGAGCCTTCGCGGGGATGCAACGCTCCTGGGAGCGGAAACGGACATTTTCCAGCTTCGACCTGATCGCGTTCTCTCTCTCCTACGAACTCGATTACCTGGCCGTTCCCCGGATATTGGCGGAGGGCCGGATTCCCCCCGCCGCCGCCGACCGCGACGATCGTCACCCCCCGGTGGTGGCGGGGGGGGCGGCGGTCACCATCAATCCCCGGGCCCTCGCCGGCATCGTCGATCTGGCGGTTTCCGGCGAAGGGGAAGGCGTTCTGGAACGGCTGCTGAAACGCCTGGAGGAACTGCGGGGCCGTTCCCGCCGGGAAAAACTGGCTGCCCTGTCGGAGTTGCCGGGAGTCGTCTCCCCGTCGTCGGGCCCGGGCTCGTGGACGCCCCCGGCCGACCCCTGGGAGGCCGGGGCCGATTATCGCATCGTCGCCGGAGGTTCGGTTTTTCCCGGCCGCGGGCTGATCGAAGTCGGTCGCGGCTGCGCCCGCGGCTGCCGGTTCTGTTCGGCGGGGTATATCTACCGGCCCGCCCGGTACCGTTCCCCGGAAAGCGTCCTGGCCGAGGCCCGGCGCTACGGGGAAGCTACCCGGGCTCTGGGCCTGGTTTCCCCCTCGGTTTCCGACCACCCCCGGATCGGCCCGATCGCCCGGGCGCTGAGGGACGAGGGATTTTCCCTGTCCGTTTCCTCCCTGAGGGCGGAAACGGCCGCGCCGGACCTGCTGGAAATCCTGGCGGAAAGCGGCCAGAAGGAGATCGCGCTGGCCCCCGAGGCCGGGAGCCCGCGCCTGCGGCGCGCGATCAACAAGCCCATTCCGGACGAGATCTTCCTCGAAGCCGCCCGCTCCGCCTCCCGGGCAGGGATGCAGTACCTGAAGATTTACTTCATGGTCGGGTTGCCGGGCGAAACCGCTGAGGACCTGGACGAGGCCCTGGCACTCGCCCGCCGCCTACGCGAGATCATTCCCCTGCGGGCGACGACGGCGCCGTTCGTCCCCCGGCCGGGCACTCCGTTCCAGTACGCGGCCATGGAGACCCCGGCGGCCCTGAAGAGGAAGACGGCCCACCTCGCCGCCGGCTTCAGGAGGATCAAGGGGGTCGAAGTCAGGGGTTTCAGCGTCAGGCAGTCGATCGCGCAGTGCGCTCTGGGTTTCGGCGGCCCGGAGACGCTCGACCTCCTGCGCCGGGGCCGGTTGCCCGAAGCCGCCCGGATCTCGGGGGTTCACGACCCCGCCGCCCGCGCCTATCCGGCGGGGCGGCTCTCTTCCCGCTGGCTCCGGGACGAATGGGAGAAGGCGGGAAAGGGGGAGAGCACGCCCCCCTGCGCGTTCGGGACCTGCCGCGCCTGCGGCGCCTGCTGA
- a CDS encoding PilZ domain-containing protein, translating to MKKERIPEVIVDVAAITTDDRRSCPRVPGDFPVRVGWGDVREEGTGCDLGTGGISCVLARGPDVATLVDLDIVLPPRGGNPRRRGVSCRGRVLRADTTETGARRLAIAFVDIPPGERVELDEYVADLASHPPVSQRVRIEDPAFEPQGFSGTCSCYIPLFHELSLTCNLPDGSEVACTAMVVKCERARAQDPYEVVLFFLDPPDEGRARLASHFPFSASSV from the coding sequence ATGAAAAAGGAACGGATTCCCGAGGTGATTGTGGACGTGGCGGCCATTACAACCGACGATAGGCGCTCGTGCCCCCGTGTGCCCGGAGATTTCCCCGTCCGGGTGGGCTGGGGAGACGTCAGGGAAGAGGGAACGGGGTGCGACCTGGGGACGGGGGGGATTTCCTGCGTTCTTGCCCGCGGTCCGGACGTCGCCACCCTGGTCGATCTCGATATCGTGCTCCCCCCGCGCGGCGGCAACCCCCGTCGCCGCGGGGTGAGTTGCCGGGGCCGCGTGCTGCGCGCCGATACGACCGAGACCGGCGCCCGGAGGCTGGCGATAGCCTTCGTGGATATTCCCCCCGGGGAGAGGGTGGAACTGGACGAGTACGTGGCGGACCTGGCCAGCCACCCCCCCGTTTCCCAGCGCGTCCGGATCGAAGATCCGGCTTTTGAACCTCAGGGGTTCTCCGGCACGTGCAGCTGCTATATCCCCCTTTTCCATGAATTGAGCCTCACCTGCAACCTGCCGGACGGCTCCGAAGTCGCCTGCACCGCGATGGTGGTCAAATGCGAGCGCGCCCGGGCCCAGGATCCTTACGAGGTGGTGTTGTTCTTCCTCGACCCCCCGGACGAAGGGCGCGCCCGCCTCGCTTCCCACTTTCCCTTCTCCGCGTCCTCGGTTTGA